Below is a window of Calditerrivibrio sp. DNA.
ACCAGCCTTTAAGAAAACATCCACAGCCTCAGGAGTACATGGCATATTTGCACCCTCACCTACCGCTATGAGACCATTTTTTACAAGCATCTCTGCGTCCTGCTTGTTTAACTCATTTTCTGTAGCCGAAGGCATAGCAATCTGACATGGGATCTCCCAAATATTACCATTCTCCTTATATATTGCGTCCTTGTGATAAAGGGTATAATCTTTTATCCTTCTTCTTTCCACTTCTTTAAGTTGCTTTAACAACTCAAGATCAATCCCTTTTGGATCCATCACATAACCATTGGAATCAGATACTGCAACCACTTTACCACCCAACTGATGTATCTTTTCTACAGTATAAATGGCAACATTACCAGAACCAGAAACCACACATGTCTTACCTTCAAAGGTCTCATTTTTTACCTTGAGCATCTCCTCAACAAAGAAAGTGGCACCATAACCTGTTGCCTCAGTCCTTACCAACGAACCACCGTACCTTAAGCCCTTACCTGTAAGAACACCGGCCTCAAACCTATTTGTTATTCTTTTGTATTGACCAAACATATAACCTATCTCTCTTCCACCAACACCGATATCACCAGCAGGAACATCTGTGTGCTCCCCAATATGTCTATAAAGCTCTGTCATAAAGCTCTGACAAAATCTCATGATCTCGTTGTCTGACTTACCCTTCGGATTAAAGTCAGAACCACCTTTCCCACCACCCATTGCAAGGCCAGTAAGGGAGTTCTTAAAAATCTGCTCAAAACCTAAAAATTTTATTATACCTGCATAAACAGACTCATGAAACCTTAAACCACCTTTATAAGGCCCAAGTGCACTGTTAAACTCTATCCTAAAACCTCTATTAACCTGCACCTCACCCTTATCATCCACCCATGGGACCCTAAAAATGATCTGTCTCTCTGGCTCAACTATTCTCTCAAGTATTTTTGTGTCAAGGTAGATGGGGTACCTTTCCAAAAGAGGTATTATTGAATACAGCACCTCATGAACAGCCTGATGAAACTCAGGTTCTGCCGGGTTCTTCCTTACTACCTGCTGGTAAACATGTTCTACTCTTTCCTTTGCCTTACTCATCTTTAACATCTCCTTTTTTAATTATATTTTTTCAACTAAAAAACTTCTTTTGTAATTTTTTTTACATTTTGTATATTTTATTTCAAGCCATGTCAATATTTTTTTAAAGGGATCAAACTTTTTTTGACTAATTTTAACAAGAGAACGATTCTGATTTTTAATAATATAATGAATATCTTGATCAAATCTTACAAAATTCAGCCTATATTTAAATTAAACAACCTTATAAAATTAGGCTATTTATAAAAGACTGGTATGAGCATAAAACTATCATCTTTTATGAACTTGCTCCCATCAAAATCACCAAAAAATTGCACAAACCTAACTCCTGCCTTATTGGCCACCCATTTGATCTCATCCATTGTAATGGGGATAAGATCGATATCTGAGTTGTAACAATCACCTTTTATCGATATTTCACCTATAAATTTTATTTTACCTGGATCGGAGTAACAATATCTTCTTTTGAACCTCACCTCTCCATCATCAGCATTGATCTCAGGTAGTTCATCTATTCTATTTTCTAAGATACGACCATAATTTAGTATTTGGAACAAGAAAACCCCTTGAGGCTTTAAAAGCTCAATACAATCAGTAACAATTTTACAGAAATCACCCCTTGACTTGGCATGCACCAATGTATTGCCTATGGAATAAATAAAATTAAAACTTTCTTTTTTAAACGGTAAACAGTGCATATCCCCCATTATAACGGTATACCCCTTAGCAAACTCACTAAGATACTCTAAACCCACAGCTTCAAACCCATCATGCCTAAACATATTGACGTAGGCGCCAGTAGCTGAACCTATATCCAATATTTTGGACTCTAAATCCACAAATGATTTTAAAAAGTTATACGTCTCATTGGAAATAGGAAACAACTTATCATAGTACTTATAAAGCATTTTGTAAAAATCCATACTTCCCCTTTAAAGCTTTTTAATTATATTCTGAGCTTCTTCCACAATCATCGAAAGATGAGACTCACTTTTAAAGGATTCTGCATATATTTTATAGATATCCTCTGTCCCCGATGGTCTTACTGCAAACCATCCATTTTCAGTGATAACTTTCACACCTCCTAACGAAGCATTGTTACCACTTGCTCTATTTGATATATTTATGATCTTTTCTCCTGCTACTGTATCAGTCTTTAAGACATCCTTAGAGATCTTTTTTATCTTCTCCTTTTCCTCAAAACTGGAAGCGATATCAAGCCTTGTATAATAAGCCTTACCAAATCTTTCCTCAAATCCACTATAATGATCAAAAGGGTCTTTTCCAGTACATGCCAAAATCTCTGCCGCCAACAGACACATAATAATACCATCTTTATCAGTACTCCAAACAGATCCATCAAACCTTAGAAAAGAGCCACCTGCACTCTCTTCACCCCCAAAACCCAAATTGCCATCTAATAGACCATCAACAAACCACTTAAAACCAACAGGCACCTCATAAACATTCCTACCAACCATGTCTGTAACCTTATCTATCATAAAACTACTAACAGCCGTTTTGCCAACCGCCGCATCTTTTTTCCATTTATCCCTTGTTGTAAAAAGGTACCACACAGCCACAGCAAGAAAATGATTCGAATTCATTAATCCACCCTTCCTTGTCACAACACCATGCCTATCAAAATCTGGATCATT
It encodes the following:
- the gdhA gene encoding NADP-specific glutamate dehydrogenase, with amino-acid sequence MSKAKERVEHVYQQVVRKNPAEPEFHQAVHEVLYSIIPLLERYPIYLDTKILERIVEPERQIIFRVPWVDDKGEVQVNRGFRIEFNSALGPYKGGLRFHESVYAGIIKFLGFEQIFKNSLTGLAMGGGKGGSDFNPKGKSDNEIMRFCQSFMTELYRHIGEHTDVPAGDIGVGGREIGYMFGQYKRITNRFEAGVLTGKGLRYGGSLVRTEATGYGATFFVEEMLKVKNETFEGKTCVVSGSGNVAIYTVEKIHQLGGKVVAVSDSNGYVMDPKGIDLELLKQLKEVERRRIKDYTLYHKDAIYKENGNIWEIPCQIAMPSATENELNKQDAEMLVKNGLIAVGEGANMPCTPEAVDVFLKAGVLFGPGKAANAGGVATSGLEMEQNASRCSWDFEYTEQRLRKIMQNIFQTCKQTSDEFGYPQNYVVGANIAGFKKVADAMLDLGVI
- a CDS encoding class I SAM-dependent methyltransferase; the encoded protein is MDFYKMLYKYYDKLFPISNETYNFLKSFVDLESKILDIGSATGAYVNMFRHDGFEAVGLEYLSEFAKGYTVIMGDMHCLPFKKESFNFIYSIGNTLVHAKSRGDFCKIVTDCIELLKPQGVFLFQILNYGRILENRIDELPEINADDGEVRFKRRYCYSDPGKIKFIGEISIKGDCYNSDIDLIPITMDEIKWVANKAGVRFVQFFGDFDGSKFIKDDSFMLIPVFYK